The following are encoded in a window of Scleropages formosus chromosome 7, fSclFor1.1, whole genome shotgun sequence genomic DNA:
- the LOC108937621 gene encoding 5-beta-cholestane-3-alpha,7-alpha-diol 12-alpha-hydroxylase-like — translation MHILLPVLLAILACLLGGLYLLGAFRRRRPGEPPLDKGPMPWLGHVLEFRRDTSKFLQRMKKKHGDIFTVQLGGFYFTFIMDPLSFGAVVKESRGKLDFSKFAKQLVARVFGYMTTQNEHKHMQLSSNKHLMGDGLVVMTQAMMGNLQNLMLYSLGQGDNQKTWKEEALFNYCYNILFRAGYLTLFGNEVACSSKSPEKAEELDRVTSNELFYKFQKYDKLFPDLAYGVLPPREKMEAERLKRLFWDKFSVENVNKRENVSGWILEHQQFREENGVEKSMQDRFMFVLLWASQSNTGPTAFWLLLYLMKHPEAMRAVQKEVEEVLRATEQTVKPGGPLINLTRDMLLQTPVLDGVVEETLRLTTAPVLTRAVVEDMILKMADGREYKVRQGDRVSLFPYVAVHIDPDVHPDPLTFKYDRFLTPEGTRKTDFYKNGKKVKYYSMPWGAGVSMCPGRFFATGEVKQFVFLMLSYFEFELTDPEEKIPSINCRRWGFGSMHPTRNVQFRYRLRF, via the coding sequence ATGCACATTCTGTTGCCAGTCCTTCTTGCCATCTTGGCATGCTTGCTTGGGGGACTGTACCTCCTGGGGGCCTTTCGCAGGCGTCGCCCCGGAGAGCCGCCGCTGGACAAAGGGCCCATGCCTTGGCTCGGACATGTGCTGGAATTCCGGAGGGACACCTCCAAGTTTCTCCAgaggatgaaaaagaaacatgggGACATTTTCACTGTGCAGCTGGGAGGCTTTTACTTCACATTCATCATGGACCCCCTGTCCTTTGGAGCAGTAGTTAAGGAGTCCAGAGGAAAACTGGACTTTTCCAAGTTTGCAAAGCAGCTGGTGGCGAGGGTGTTTGGCTACATGACCACGCAGAATGAACATAAGCACATGCAGCTGTCCAGCAACAAGCATCTGATGGGAGACGGCCTGGTGGTCATGACTCAGGCTATGATGGGAAACCTGCAGAACTTGATGCTATACAGCTTGGGCCAGGGTGACAACCAGAAGACCTGGAAGGAAGAGGCACTGTTCAACTACTGCTACAACATTTTGTTCCGGGCTGGTTACTTGACTCTCTTCGGCAACGAGGTTGCTTGCTCCTCAAAAAGTCCAGAGAAAGCTGAAGAGCTTGACAGGGTGACCTCCAATGAGCTCTTCTATAAGTTCCAGAAGTATGACAAGCTTTTCCCTGATTTGGCCTATGGGGTCTTACCCCCAAGAGAGAAGATGGAAGCTGAGAGGCTGAAGAGGTTGTTCTGGGACAAATTTTCTGTTGAGAACGTTAATAAAAGAGAGAACGTCAGTGGATGGATTTTGGAACATCAGCAGTTCAGGGAAGAGAATGGAGTGGAGAAGTCCATGCAGGACCGGTTCATGTTCGTACTCCTCTGGGCCTCACAGAGTAATACAGGCCCTACAGCCTTCTGGCTTCTTCTGTACCTCATGAAGCACCCAGAAGCTATGAGAGCTGTCcagaaggaggtggaggaggtgctGAGGGCCACAGAGCAGACGGTGAAGCCAGGAGGCCCCCTCATTAACCTGACTCGTGACATGCTGCTCCAGACCCCTGTCCTTGACGGTGTTGTTGAGGAAACCTTGAGACTGACAACTGCCCCAGTTCTTACTAGAGCCGTTGTGGAGGACATGATCTTGAAGATGGCTGATGGACGCGAGTACAAAGTCCGCCAGGGTGACCGCGTCTCCCTTTTCCCCTATGTCGCTGTCCATATTGACCCAGATGTCCACCCTGATCCACTCACTTTCAAGTACGACCGCTTCCTCACACCAGAAGGGACCAGGAAAACAGACTTCTATAAGAATGGCAAGAAGGTGAAGTACTACAGCATGCCCTGGGGGGCCGGGGTGTCCATGTGTCCAGGCCGCTTCTTTGCCACCGGTGAGGTGAAGCAGTTTGTGTTTCTCATGCTGTCATACTTTGAGTTTGAGCTGACGGATCCAGAAGAGAAGATTCCATCGATTAATTGCAGGCGCTGGGGGTTCGGATCCATGCACCCAACAAGAAATGTCCAGTTCAGATACAGGTTGAGGTTCTAA